The following are from one region of the Carnobacterium gallinarum DSM 4847 genome:
- a CDS encoding YdcP family protein yields the protein MELKHIIPNMEKTFGQLEFAGEGKVEQRRLNGKMVVISRSYNLYSTIQRADDIVVILPAESGEKIFEVEDNVQLVNPKITAEGYKIGTRGFTNYVMHADDIIKVEGKK from the coding sequence ATGGAGCTAAAACATATTATTCCAAATATGGAAAAAACATTTGGACAACTAGAATTCGCAGGCGAAGGGAAAGTAGAACAACGAAGACTTAATGGGAAGATGGTAGTCATTTCCCGCAGTTACAATCTGTATTCTACTATCCAGCGTGCAGATGATATTGTAGTTATTTTACCTGCTGAATCAGGGGAAAAGATATTTGAAGTTGAAGATAACGTACAGCTAGTTAATCCTAAGATTACCGCAGAAGGATATAAAATTGGAACACGAGGATTCACAAATTATGTGATGCATGCAGACGATATTATCAAAGTGGAGGGTAAAAAATAA
- a CDS encoding YdcP family protein, translating into MMRLAEGIVIEKEATFGVLKFSALRREIRIQNEDGTASNNIKERTYDLKSKGQGRMIQVSIPASVALKELDYNTEVELVNPVANTVASATYQGADVDWYIKADDIVLKDKKVEAPTASHSNNSKPK; encoded by the coding sequence ATAATGAGATTAGCAGAAGGTATTGTTATTGAAAAAGAGGCAACATTTGGCGTATTAAAGTTCTCTGCTTTACGCCGTGAGATTCGCATTCAAAATGAAGATGGAACAGCATCAAATAATATTAAAGAACGTACCTATGACCTAAAATCAAAAGGCCAAGGTCGAATGATTCAAGTAAGTATCCCTGCATCTGTTGCTTTAAAAGAATTGGATTATAATACAGAAGTGGAATTAGTTAATCCTGTAGCAAATACAGTAGCTTCTGCAACTTATCAAGGTGCTGATGTTGATTGGTATATTAAAGCTGATGATATTGTGTTGAAAGATAAAAAAGTAGAAGCTCCAACTGCTAGCCATTCAAATAATTCAAAACCAAAATAA